A part of Entelurus aequoreus isolate RoL-2023_Sb linkage group LG03, RoL_Eaeq_v1.1, whole genome shotgun sequence genomic DNA contains:
- the LOC133645685 gene encoding putative transmembrane protein INAFM2: protein MRERDFMPNMERGKPATYTGDKKAKMAAKTNKKWVRLATVFAYVLSVSLAAIILAIYYSLIWKPTSASSPSKPTPPQGVTAPPANVSANASSSGANSTNASEWNSTQMFANRTARHHQQGPAAAPPPPHTPAFQWDRMHAESDDGLYASPRGAAQRSRTVGKEDHAEEGEEEQVGAETEAPPTPAGTRAA, encoded by the coding sequence ATGAGAGAGCGGGACTTCATGCCCAATATGGAGAGGGGCAAACCTGCCACTTACACCGGGGACAAAAAGGCTAAAATGGCCGCGAAGACGAACAAGAAGTGGGTGAGACTCGCCACGGTCTTCGCGTACGTGTTGTCCGTGTCCTTAGCGGCCATCATCCTGGCTATTTACTACAGCCTCATCTGGAAGCCCACCAGCGCGTCCTCTCCGTCCAAGCCGACCCCGCCGCAGGGGGTCACGGCTCCACCGGCGAACGTCAGCGCCAACGCGTCCTCCTCGGGCGCGAACAGCACGAACGCGTCCGAGTGGAACTCCACGCAGATGTTCGCCAACCGCACGGCGCGGCATCATCAGCAGGGAcccgccgccgcgccgccgccgccgcacACTCCGGCTTTTCAGTGGGATCGCATGCACGCGGAGAGCGACGATGGACTTTACGCGTCGCCCCGCGGAGCCGCGCAGAGATCGCGCACCGTGGGAAAGGAGGATCACGCGGAGGAAGGAGAGGAGGAGCAGGTGGGGGCTGAGACTGAGGCGCCACCGACACCCGCCGGGACGAGAGCTGCGTAG